From the Streptomyces syringium genome, one window contains:
- a CDS encoding SpoIIE family protein phosphatase — translation MGSAVITARAAATFEPVGRSVASARSFVRDTLQGWGFPDVIDDAVVLTSELVTNAVVHAGTAADVLCVRLDTGVRVEVADRYPERELPLQSPGRHFGGVDREGGRGLLLCSALAGRWGVEYSATHKKVWFQLDLPDRPAGTRSAGPALPVEALPLADARVRVAVIQIDRAGGISAWNDDAQDLFGFPADQVMGKPLTDFAAWPHTPGTSTGIAEALLLSRWEGSYGIRGEDGRIVPVYASHLRVRDTVGAPSTVCLLVRDEERAVLQSPQRSPVTDSASNDRGTATDPFEVFIGSPAPDDLDGLLQRTVERARDMLDGDSAYLLLATDDETELEVRASTGLPSARQRFARVPVEAGTGRYGSARMPAVHDDLSAVPGAVPLLANTGMRSVVTVPLKVEGRLTGSLGVAAEAPGRYGNEEALRLQFAADRIALAVESARLGELERLRRGSLSFLVEASDLLAGTLDRDQTLALMAQMTVPTLATWCAVYTIADQSSEPELSYVLHEDEDRIDGLKALLSKVAPPDPVPTPGARIWTAPSEAAHAAALRSSLRSLGLGDAGGHTPGPGTSLATAAAVGGETVVLPLVARNRVIGMLTLGKPTDDHFRQEILELAEDLSRRAALALDNARLYSERTAISQSLQRSLLPPELPDVPGVEVEVIYRAAGEGNEVGGDFYDLFPIRDGAYGFAIGDVCGTGPEAAAVTGLARHALRLLAREGFGGPAVLERLNAAILDEGARSRFLTLLYGELWPQHDGSAVLKVVCAGHPLPLRLRQDGTVEPAATPQPLLGVMEDLELYEQTITLDPGDVLLCVTDGVTERREGSRMLGDDGLTDVLTTCTGLTAGAVAARILRAVERFAAEPASDDMAILAMRVPETQDS, via the coding sequence ATGGGGAGTGCTGTGATCACCGCGCGGGCTGCCGCCACTTTCGAGCCGGTCGGGCGCTCGGTAGCCTCCGCCCGTTCCTTCGTCCGGGACACCCTCCAGGGGTGGGGCTTCCCCGACGTCATCGACGACGCCGTCGTCCTCACCAGCGAGCTCGTCACCAATGCCGTGGTCCACGCCGGCACCGCCGCCGACGTCCTGTGCGTCCGCCTGGACACCGGGGTGCGGGTGGAGGTCGCCGACCGCTACCCCGAGCGCGAGCTGCCGCTGCAGAGCCCCGGCCGGCACTTCGGCGGCGTCGACCGCGAAGGAGGCCGTGGTCTGCTGCTGTGCTCCGCCCTCGCCGGCCGCTGGGGCGTCGAGTACAGCGCCACCCACAAGAAGGTGTGGTTCCAGCTCGACCTCCCCGACCGCCCGGCCGGTACCCGCTCCGCGGGCCCGGCGCTCCCCGTCGAAGCACTGCCGCTGGCCGACGCCCGGGTGCGCGTCGCCGTCATCCAGATCGACCGCGCCGGCGGCATCAGCGCCTGGAACGACGACGCCCAGGACCTCTTCGGTTTCCCCGCCGACCAGGTGATGGGCAAGCCCCTCACCGACTTCGCCGCCTGGCCGCACACCCCCGGTACCTCGACGGGCATCGCCGAGGCCCTGCTCCTCTCGCGCTGGGAGGGCTCGTACGGCATAAGGGGCGAGGACGGCCGCATCGTCCCCGTCTACGCCTCCCATCTGCGCGTCCGTGACACTGTGGGCGCCCCCTCCACCGTCTGTCTGCTCGTTCGCGACGAGGAGCGCGCGGTCCTGCAGAGTCCGCAGCGCTCCCCCGTCACCGACAGCGCCTCCAACGACCGGGGCACCGCCACCGACCCGTTCGAGGTCTTCATCGGCTCCCCCGCTCCGGACGACCTGGACGGCCTCCTCCAGCGCACCGTCGAGCGCGCCCGTGACATGCTCGATGGCGACTCCGCCTATCTGCTGCTCGCCACCGACGACGAGACCGAGCTGGAGGTCCGCGCCTCCACCGGCCTGCCCTCCGCCCGCCAGCGGTTCGCCCGCGTCCCCGTCGAGGCCGGCACGGGCCGCTACGGCTCGGCCCGGATGCCCGCCGTCCACGACGATCTCAGTGCCGTCCCGGGCGCTGTCCCGCTGCTCGCCAACACCGGCATGCGCTCGGTCGTCACCGTGCCCCTCAAGGTGGAGGGCCGCCTCACCGGTTCGCTCGGTGTGGCCGCCGAGGCCCCCGGCCGCTACGGCAATGAGGAGGCTCTCCGCCTCCAGTTCGCCGCCGACCGCATCGCGCTCGCCGTCGAGTCCGCCCGCCTGGGCGAGCTGGAGCGACTGCGGCGCGGTTCGCTGTCCTTCCTCGTCGAGGCCTCGGACCTGCTCGCCGGCACCCTGGACCGGGACCAGACGCTCGCCCTGATGGCCCAGATGACCGTCCCGACCCTCGCCACCTGGTGCGCCGTCTACACCATCGCCGACCAGTCCTCCGAGCCCGAGCTGTCGTATGTGCTCCATGAGGACGAGGACCGCATCGACGGCCTCAAGGCCCTGCTGTCCAAGGTCGCCCCGCCCGACCCGGTGCCCACCCCCGGCGCCCGGATCTGGACCGCCCCCTCCGAGGCGGCCCACGCCGCCGCCCTGCGCAGTTCGCTGCGCAGCCTCGGTCTCGGTGACGCCGGCGGGCACACCCCCGGCCCCGGCACCTCACTCGCCACGGCGGCCGCCGTCGGCGGCGAGACCGTCGTCCTGCCCCTGGTGGCCCGCAACCGTGTCATCGGCATGCTCACCCTCGGCAAGCCGACCGACGACCACTTCCGCCAGGAGATCCTGGAGCTCGCCGAGGACCTCTCCCGCCGAGCGGCCCTCGCCCTGGACAACGCACGCCTGTACAGCGAGCGCACGGCCATCAGCCAGTCCCTCCAGCGCAGCCTGCTCCCGCCCGAGTTGCCGGACGTCCCGGGCGTCGAGGTCGAGGTCATCTACCGCGCGGCGGGCGAGGGCAATGAGGTCGGCGGCGATTTCTACGACCTCTTCCCCATCCGCGACGGCGCGTACGGCTTCGCGATCGGCGATGTCTGCGGCACGGGCCCGGAGGCCGCGGCCGTCACCGGTCTCGCCCGGCACGCGCTGCGTCTCCTCGCCCGCGAGGGCTTCGGCGGCCCCGCGGTCCTGGAGCGGCTGAACGCCGCCATCCTCGACGAGGGCGCCCGCAGCCGATTCCTCACTCTGCTCTACGGGGAGCTGTGGCCCCAGCACGACGGCAGCGCGGTCCTCAAGGTCGTCTGCGCCGGGCATCCGCTGCCGCTGCGCCTTCGCCAGGACGGCACGGTCGAGCCGGCGGCGACCCCGCAGCCGCTGCTGGGCGTCATGGAGGACCTCGAGCTGTACGAGCAGACGATCACTCTCGATCCGGGGGATGTCCTGCTGTGCGTCACGGACGGCGTCACCGAGCGCCGTGAGGGCTCGCGCATGCTGGGCGACGACGGTCTGACGGATGTTCTGACCACGTGCACGGGGCTCACCGCGGGAGCGGTCGCGGCGCGCATCCTCCGTGCGGTGGAGCGCTTCGCCGCCGAACCCGCCTCGGACGACATGGCGATTCTCGCCATGCGCGTTCCGGAGACGCAGGATTCCTGA
- a CDS encoding HAMP domain-containing protein, with protein MESGAAARGVSTRAKGGRSRTNGTTQVDTAALNRLLAALAAMRDGNFRKRLTVSGDGAMAEIAAVFNEVADRNLQLTGELARVRRVVGREGKLTERLEVGACEGAWAAAIDASNALVDDLVRPVSEVGRVLSAVAEGDLEQRMDLRSQGADGAAHPLRGEFLKVGRTVNGLVDQLSAFTDEVTRVASEVGTEGKLGGQARVRGMSGSWKDLTDSVNTMASRLTAQVRDIALVTTAVAKGDLSRKVTVHVAGEMLELKNTVNTMVDQLSSFASEVTRVAREVGTEGELGGQAQVPGVAGVWKDLTDSVNLMAGNLTAQVRGIAQVTTAVANGDLSQKVTVSARGEVAQLAETINQMTETLRTFADEVTRVASEVGAEGLLGGQAQVPGAAGTWKDLTDSVNTAFRNVTTQVRDIAQVTTAVANGDLGQKVTVDVSGEMLELKNTVNTMVDQLQSFGAEVTRVAREIGVEGELGGQAQVPGAAGTWKDLTDSVNTAFRNLTGQVRNIAQVTTAVANGDLSQKVTVDVSGEMLQLKNTVNTMVDQLSSFADQVTRMARDVGTEGRLGGQARVDGVSGTWKELTDSVNFMAGNLTSQVRQIAQVTTAVARGDLSQKIDVDARGEILELKNTINTMVDQLSAFAEQVTRVAREVGTDGRLGGQAQVPGVAGVWHDLTDSVNGMAGNLTAQVRNIAQVATAVARGDLSQKIDVDARGEILELKNTLNTMVDQLSSFADQVTRVAREVGTEGILGGQAEVQGVSGTWKDLTQSVNFMANNLTSQVRNIAEVTTAVAKGDLSKKITVDAKGEILELVTTVNTMVDQLSDFAEQVTRVAREVGTEGQLGGQARVRDVTGIWKDLSDNVNLMANNLTSQVRNISQVAGAVANGDLTKKVTVEARGEVAQLADTVNTMVTTLSSFADEVTRVAREVGTDGILGGQARVPGVSGTWKDLTESVNSMASNLTGQVRNIAMVTTAIAQGDLTKKIDIDARGEILQLKTTINTMVDQLSSFADQVTRVAREVGTEGQLGGQARVRDVDGTWRDLTESVNEMAGNLTRQVRAIAEVATAVTRGDLNLKIDVDAAGEILELQDNINTMIANLRETTLANKEQDWLKGNLARISGLMQGRRDLEDVAGLIMSELTPVVSAQHGAFFLAMPTGLPESEGEEDAYELRMLGSYGYSMGSMPTSFRPGETLIGTAAQEKRTILVENVPPGYLKIASGLGEAPPAHVIVLPVLFEGQILGVIELASFQPFAQIQKDFLNQIAEMIGTSVNTISVNTKTEVLLKQSQELAEQLRERSLELENRQKELEISNSELEEKSERLARQNRDIEVKNTEIEEARQVLEERAEQLAVSMRYKSEFLANMSHELRTPLNSLLILAKLLADNAEGNLSPKQVEFAETIHGAGSDLLQLINDILDLSKVEAGKMDVSPTRIALVQLVDYVEATFRPLTAEKGLDFSVRVSPELPATLHTDEQRLLQVLRNLLSNAVKFTDTGAVELVIRPAGADVPDTIREQLLEAGSLREADGDLIAFSVTDTGIGIAASKMRVIFEAFKQADGTTSRKYGGTGLGLSISREIARLLGGEIHAASEPGRGSTFTLYLPLTSGELPPQGYPLAPGGQAAGQQALMAGSEFVGGDGRAELPARGAAGLLLRRQRAAQAAGAAWPALPGRAEEAGPGAQPPQAPPVPASPQQEPWLNAAPGEGRDAAPSGFSGGFHGEKVLIVDDDIRNVFALTSVLEQYGLSVLYAENGREGIEVLEQHDDVVLVLMDIMMPEMDGYATTAAIRRMPQFAGLPIIALTAKAMKGDREKSIDAGASDYVTKPVDTDHLLTVMEQWMRAE; from the coding sequence GTGGAGTCTGGCGCAGCGGCGCGGGGCGTGAGCACGCGCGCGAAAGGCGGACGATCCCGGACCAATGGGACGACGCAAGTGGACACGGCGGCGCTGAACCGGCTACTGGCGGCCCTGGCGGCGATGCGGGACGGCAACTTCCGTAAGCGTCTGACGGTCTCGGGTGACGGTGCGATGGCCGAGATCGCCGCGGTCTTCAACGAAGTCGCGGACCGCAATCTGCAGCTGACCGGCGAGCTGGCGCGAGTGCGCCGGGTGGTCGGACGTGAGGGAAAGCTCACGGAGCGGCTGGAGGTCGGCGCCTGCGAGGGTGCGTGGGCCGCGGCCATCGATGCCTCGAACGCCCTGGTCGACGACCTGGTGCGGCCGGTGTCCGAAGTGGGCCGGGTGCTGTCGGCGGTCGCCGAGGGCGATCTGGAACAGCGGATGGACCTGCGCTCGCAGGGCGCGGACGGCGCGGCGCACCCGCTGCGCGGCGAGTTCCTCAAGGTGGGCCGCACGGTCAACGGCCTGGTGGACCAGCTGTCGGCGTTCACCGACGAGGTGACCCGGGTGGCGAGCGAGGTCGGGACCGAGGGCAAGCTCGGCGGTCAGGCCCGGGTGCGTGGAATGTCGGGTTCGTGGAAGGACCTGACGGACTCCGTCAACACCATGGCGTCCCGGCTGACCGCCCAGGTGCGTGATATCGCCCTGGTGACGACGGCGGTCGCCAAGGGCGACCTGTCCCGCAAGGTCACCGTGCACGTGGCCGGCGAGATGCTGGAGCTGAAGAACACCGTCAACACGATGGTCGACCAGCTGTCCTCGTTCGCTTCCGAGGTGACCCGGGTCGCGCGGGAAGTGGGCACCGAGGGCGAGCTGGGCGGCCAGGCGCAGGTGCCCGGCGTCGCGGGTGTCTGGAAGGACCTCACCGACTCGGTCAATCTGATGGCCGGCAATCTGACGGCCCAGGTCCGCGGGATCGCGCAGGTGACGACGGCGGTCGCCAACGGCGACCTGTCGCAGAAGGTCACGGTGAGCGCGCGCGGAGAGGTCGCGCAGCTCGCCGAGACGATCAACCAGATGACGGAGACCCTGCGCACCTTCGCCGACGAGGTGACCCGGGTCGCCAGCGAGGTCGGCGCCGAGGGCCTGCTCGGTGGTCAGGCGCAGGTGCCGGGTGCGGCGGGGACGTGGAAGGACCTCACCGACTCGGTGAACACCGCCTTCCGCAACGTCACCACGCAGGTCCGCGACATCGCGCAGGTGACGACGGCGGTCGCCAACGGCGACCTGGGCCAGAAGGTCACCGTCGATGTGTCCGGCGAGATGCTGGAGCTGAAGAACACCGTCAACACGATGGTCGACCAGCTCCAGTCCTTCGGTGCCGAAGTGACGCGGGTGGCGCGCGAGATCGGCGTCGAGGGCGAGCTGGGCGGTCAGGCGCAGGTGCCGGGTGCGGCGGGGACGTGGAAGGACCTCACCGACTCGGTGAACACCGCCTTCCGCAACCTCACCGGACAGGTGCGCAACATCGCCCAGGTGACAACCGCGGTCGCCAACGGCGACCTGTCGCAGAAGGTCACCGTCGATGTGTCCGGCGAGATGCTCCAGCTGAAGAACACCGTGAACACGATGGTGGACCAGCTGTCGTCCTTCGCCGACCAGGTCACGCGGATGGCGCGGGACGTGGGCACGGAGGGCCGGCTCGGCGGTCAGGCCCGGGTGGACGGCGTCAGCGGCACCTGGAAGGAGCTGACCGACTCGGTCAACTTCATGGCCGGCAACCTCACCTCGCAGGTGCGGCAGATCGCGCAGGTCACGACGGCGGTGGCGCGTGGTGATCTGTCGCAGAAGATCGATGTCGATGCGCGCGGCGAGATCCTGGAGCTGAAGAACACCATCAACACGATGGTCGACCAGCTCTCGGCCTTCGCCGAGCAGGTGACCCGGGTCGCCCGCGAGGTGGGTACGGACGGCCGTCTCGGCGGCCAGGCGCAGGTGCCGGGCGTGGCCGGTGTCTGGCACGATCTGACGGACTCGGTCAACGGGATGGCGGGCAATCTGACCGCCCAGGTCCGTAACATCGCGCAGGTCGCCACGGCGGTGGCGCGTGGTGATCTGTCGCAGAAGATCGATGTCGATGCGCGCGGCGAGATCCTGGAGCTGAAGAACACCCTCAACACGATGGTGGACCAGCTGTCCTCGTTCGCCGACCAGGTCACGCGCGTGGCGCGCGAGGTGGGCACCGAGGGCATCCTGGGCGGCCAGGCGGAGGTGCAGGGCGTCTCCGGCACCTGGAAGGACCTCACCCAGTCCGTCAACTTCATGGCCAACAACCTGACTTCGCAGGTGCGCAACATCGCCGAGGTCACCACCGCCGTCGCCAAGGGCGATCTGTCGAAGAAGATCACCGTCGATGCGAAGGGCGAGATCCTCGAACTCGTCACGACGGTGAACACGATGGTCGACCAGCTCTCGGACTTCGCCGAGCAGGTGACCCGGGTCGCCCGCGAGGTGGGCACGGAAGGCCAGTTGGGTGGCCAGGCGCGGGTGCGGGACGTCACCGGCATCTGGAAGGACCTCAGTGACAACGTCAACCTGATGGCCAACAACCTGACCAGCCAGGTGCGGAACATCTCGCAGGTCGCGGGCGCGGTCGCCAACGGCGACCTGACCAAGAAGGTCACCGTCGAGGCCCGCGGCGAGGTGGCGCAGCTCGCCGACACCGTCAACACCATGGTGACCACGCTGTCGTCCTTCGCGGACGAGGTCACGCGGGTGGCGCGCGAGGTGGGCACCGACGGCATCCTCGGCGGCCAGGCCCGGGTGCCCGGCGTCAGCGGCACGTGGAAGGACCTCACCGAGTCCGTGAACTCGATGGCGTCCAACCTCACCGGCCAGGTCCGCAACATCGCGATGGTGACCACCGCCATCGCCCAGGGCGATCTCACCAAGAAGATCGACATCGACGCGCGCGGTGAGATCCTCCAGCTGAAGACGACCATCAACACGATGGTCGACCAGCTGTCGTCCTTCGCCGACCAGGTCACCCGGGTCGCCCGCGAGGTGGGCACCGAGGGACAGCTGGGCGGCCAGGCCCGGGTGCGCGACGTCGACGGCACCTGGCGCGACCTGACCGAGTCGGTCAACGAGATGGCGGGCAACCTGACCCGGCAGGTCCGGGCCATCGCCGAGGTCGCCACCGCGGTGACCCGCGGCGACCTCAACCTCAAGATCGACGTGGACGCCGCGGGCGAGATCCTGGAGCTCCAGGACAACATCAACACGATGATCGCCAACCTGCGCGAGACCACCCTCGCCAACAAGGAACAGGACTGGCTCAAGGGCAATCTCGCCCGCATCTCCGGTCTGATGCAGGGCCGCCGCGATCTGGAGGACGTCGCCGGGCTGATCATGAGCGAGCTGACCCCCGTGGTCTCCGCGCAGCACGGTGCCTTCTTCCTCGCGATGCCGACCGGCCTGCCGGAGAGCGAGGGCGAGGAGGACGCGTACGAGCTGCGGATGCTCGGCTCGTACGGCTACTCGATGGGCTCGATGCCCACCTCTTTCCGGCCCGGTGAGACGCTCATCGGGACGGCGGCGCAGGAGAAGCGCACCATCCTGGTGGAGAACGTGCCGCCGGGCTATCTGAAGATCGCCTCCGGGCTGGGGGAGGCACCGCCGGCGCACGTCATCGTGCTGCCGGTGCTGTTCGAGGGGCAGATCCTCGGCGTGATCGAGCTGGCGTCCTTCCAGCCGTTCGCGCAGATCCAGAAGGACTTCCTCAACCAGATCGCCGAGATGATCGGCACCAGCGTCAACACCATCAGCGTCAACACCAAGACCGAGGTGCTGCTCAAGCAGTCGCAGGAGCTCGCCGAGCAACTGCGCGAGCGGTCGCTGGAGTTGGAGAACCGGCAGAAGGAACTGGAGATCTCCAACTCCGAGCTGGAGGAGAAGTCCGAGCGGCTGGCCCGGCAGAACCGCGACATCGAGGTCAAGAACACCGAGATCGAAGAGGCACGGCAGGTGCTGGAGGAGCGCGCCGAGCAGCTCGCGGTCTCCATGCGCTACAAGTCGGAGTTCCTGGCCAACATGTCGCACGAGCTGCGCACGCCGCTCAACTCGCTGCTGATCCTCGCCAAGCTGCTCGCCGACAACGCGGAGGGCAATCTCTCCCCGAAGCAGGTGGAGTTCGCCGAGACGATCCACGGAGCGGGCTCCGATCTGCTCCAGCTGATCAACGACATCCTGGACCTGTCGAAGGTCGAGGCGGGCAAGATGGACGTCAGTCCGACCCGGATCGCCCTGGTCCAGCTCGTCGACTACGTCGAGGCGACCTTCCGGCCGCTGACGGCGGAGAAGGGGCTCGACTTCTCCGTGCGCGTCTCGCCGGAGCTGCCGGCGACGCTGCACACCGACGAACAGCGGCTGCTGCAGGTGCTGCGCAATCTGCTGTCGAACGCGGTGAAGTTCACGGACACGGGCGCGGTCGAGCTGGTCATCCGGCCGGCCGGCGCGGATGTCCCGGACACCATTCGCGAGCAGCTGCTGGAGGCGGGCTCGCTGCGCGAGGCCGACGGTGATCTGATCGCCTTCTCCGTCACGGACACCGGCATCGGCATCGCGGCCAGCAAGATGCGGGTCATCTTCGAGGCGTTCAAGCAGGCGGACGGCACCACCAGCCGCAAGTACGGGGGCACCGGGCTCGGGCTCTCCATCAGCCGGGAGATCGCGCGCCTGCTCGGCGGCGAGATCCACGCGGCGAGCGAGCCCGGGCGCGGCTCCACCTTCACGCTGTATCTGCCGCTGACCTCCGGCGAGCTGCCACCGCAGGGCTACCCGCTCGCACCGGGCGGCCAGGCCGCCGGACAGCAGGCGCTGATGGCGGGGAGCGAGTTCGTGGGCGGTGACGGCCGGGCCGAGCTGCCCGCGCGCGGTGCCGCCGGGCTGCTGCTGCGCCGCCAGCGCGCGGCTCAGGCGGCGGGGGCGGCGTGGCCCGCCCTGCCCGGACGGGCCGAGGAGGCGGGCCCGGGGGCGCAGCCGCCGCAGGCTCCGCCCGTGCCGGCGTCCCCCCAGCAGGAGCCGTGGCTGAACGCCGCGCCCGGCGAGGGCAGGGACGCGGCGCCGAGCGGCTTCAGCGGCGGCTTCCACGGCGAGAAGGTGCTGATCGTCGACGACGACATCCGCAATGTCTTCGCGCTCACCAGCGTGCTGGAGCAGTACGGCCTGTCGGTGCTCTACGCGGAGAACGGCCGCGAGGGGATCGAGGTTCTCGAGCAGCACGACGACGTGGTGCTGGTGCTCATGGACATCATGATGCCGGAGATGGACGGCTATGCCACGACGGCGGCGATCCGCAGGATGCCGCAGTTCGCGGGGCTGCCCATCATCGCGCTCACGGCGAAGGCGATGAAGGGCGACCGGGAGAAGAGCATCGATGCCGGGGCGTCGGACTATGTCACCAAACCGGTCGACACGGATCATCTGCTGACGGTGATGGAGCAGTGGATGCGCGCTGAGTGA
- a CDS encoding response regulator, giving the protein MVQKAKILLVDDRPENLLALEAILSALDQTLVRASSGEEALKALLTDDFAVILLDVQMPGMDGFETAAHIKRRERTRDIPIIFLTAINHGPHHTFRGYAAGAVDYISKPFDPWVLRAKVSVFVELYMKNCQLREQAALLRLQLDGQSGRSGVAETQEPAGLLAELSARLAAVEEQAEALSKQLDESADAAAVATAAHLERKLTGLRRALDALEPGTGGGASALPAPS; this is encoded by the coding sequence ATGGTGCAGAAGGCCAAGATCCTCCTGGTCGATGACCGGCCGGAAAATCTGCTGGCGCTGGAGGCGATCCTCTCGGCGCTCGATCAGACACTGGTACGGGCATCGTCAGGGGAGGAAGCGCTCAAGGCGCTGCTGACGGACGACTTCGCAGTGATCCTGCTGGACGTCCAGATGCCGGGCATGGACGGTTTCGAGACCGCCGCGCACATCAAGCGGCGGGAGCGGACCCGGGACATTCCCATCATCTTCCTCACCGCCATCAACCACGGCCCGCACCACACCTTCCGCGGCTACGCGGCGGGCGCGGTGGACTACATCTCCAAGCCCTTCGACCCGTGGGTGCTGCGCGCCAAGGTCTCGGTCTTCGTCGAGCTGTACATGAAGAACTGCCAGCTGCGCGAGCAGGCCGCCCTGTTGCGGCTCCAGCTCGACGGCCAGTCCGGTCGCAGCGGGGTGGCGGAGACCCAGGAGCCCGCCGGGCTGCTCGCCGAACTCTCCGCGCGGCTCGCCGCCGTCGAGGAACAGGCCGAGGCGCTGTCCAAACAGCTCGACGAGTCCGCGGACGCGGCGGCCGTCGCCACCGCCGCGCACCTCGAGCGCAAACTCACCGGACTGCGCCGGGCCCTGGACGCGCTGGAGCCCGGGACCGGTGGCGGGGCGAGCGCGCTGCCCGCGCCGAGCTGA